In one Amaranthus tricolor cultivar Red isolate AtriRed21 chromosome 8, ASM2621246v1, whole genome shotgun sequence genomic region, the following are encoded:
- the LOC130821219 gene encoding protein ALTERED PHOSPHATE STARVATION RESPONSE 1-like → MGCSISTPLMPEKTLKRLTLGQNSDAISICKARLHLIKDAVKYRQAFADAHSKYIHSLSSVSSAIGVFITCYSSPPSNFIIAFANLENQEEKKEERDCEIYEDFVDDFGVNCVESECKWDFFNMIGDIEKKVKEEREFKDKQIRVCEEEKQRKENGKELMEALKDVEVQFFRAFQSGLEVSKMLEIDKFSSHPTFHDIKENASKKQSVSSQYSFKSSASFSSTSTSSTEGESGCDPKSSISCTSDTSSIWTEIKSDPYDCHSGMVSGSHSSTLGRLCVWEKKLSHEIKAGLQTRKIYKQQWSKLRRQNNAEEDDLCPSKVSSEANDLYHEMLVALKHAELISKQIERLRDEELQPQLFELLQGLMRNWNSMSKTHEIQNVIMRETNTFNSFEQGQFCSGSQRQATRQLESAIHAWHTCFSGYISAQKSYVESLHGWLSKFIDAEAKYSYNSGFSFPPTRFNGPTLIVTCQRWSIYLERLPDISLKRAMKSLEHNVHALWVQQGLEQQQKQKVDRLDEEINRKLHAYGKAEDKALTVTSTVQQGVNEHTGHLDEKRNQLEMLRQKVEIERDRHQSIVLETERIIIKTLQVGFSSVFESLAEFSRATAKVYADLVTLSHNAR, encoded by the exons ATGGGTTGTTCTATTTCGACTCCATTAATGCCGGAGAAAACACTCAAGAGGTTAACGTTAGGGCAGAATTCCGACGCAATTTCTATCTGCAAAGCAAGATTACACCTCATTAAAGATGCGGTGAAGTACAGGCAAGCTTTTGCTGATGCTCATTCCAAGTATATTCATTCTCTCTCCTCTGTTTCATCCGCCATTGGCGTGTTTATCACTTGCTACTCTTCTCCTCCGTCGAATTTTATCATCGCTTTTGCGAACCTGGAGAATCAGGAGGAAAAGAAAGAGGAGAGAGATTGTGAGATTTATGAAgattttgtggatgattttgGGGTCAATTGTGTTGAAAGTGAATGTAAGTGGGATTTCTTCAATATGATTGGGGATATTGAGAAGAAAGTCAAAGAGGAAAGAGAATTCAAGGATAAACAGATTAGGGTTTGTGAAGAGGAAAAACAGAGGAAAGAGAATGGGAAGGAATTAATGGAAGCATTAAAAGATGTTGAGGTTCAATTTTTTAGGGCTTTTCAGTCTGGTTTGGAGGTTTCTAAGATGCTGGAAATTGATAAATTTTCTTCTCATCCAACTTTTCATGATATTAAAG AAAATGCTAGCAAGAAACAGTCTGTTTCATCTCAATATTCTTTCAAGAGTTCTGCTTCTTTTAGCTCAACAAGCACTTCTTCAACAGAGGGAGAGAGTGGATGTGATCCCAAAAGTTCAATATCATGTACTTCGGATACTTCTTCAATATGGACTGAAATCAAAAGTGATCCCTACGATTGTCACTCGGGAATGGTATCCGGTAGCCATTCTTCTACTTTGGGGAGGTTGTGTGTTTGGGAGAAAAAACTCTCTCATGAAATCAAG GCTGGGCTGCAAACTCGGAAGATTTATAAGCAGCAATGGTCAAAGTTGCGGCGGCAGAACAACGCAGAAGAAGATGACTTGTGCCCATCTAAAGTCTCGTCTGAAGCTAATGATCTGTACCATGAGATGTTGGTCGCTTTAAAACATGCCGAGTTAATCTCTAAACAAATCGAGAGACTTCGAGATGAAGAGCTCCAACCTCAACTTTTTGAACTTCTGCAAGG TTTGATGAGAAATTGGAATTCAATGTCGAAAACCCATGAGATTCAAAACGTGATAATGCGAGAAACAAACACGTTCAACTCTTTTGAACAAGGACAATTTTGTAGTGGATCTCAGCGCCAAGCTACCCGTCAGCTAGAATCTGCAATTCATGCATGGCACACTTGCTTCTCGGGCTATATTTCTGCACAAAAATCATATGTCGAATCTCTCCATGGCTGGCTATCAAAGTTCATCGATGCAGAAGCTAAATATAGCTATAACAGCGGTTTTTCCTTCCCACCAACCAGATTCAATGGGCCAACACTGATCGTCACTTGTCAGCGCTGGTCTATTTATCTCGAAAGATTGCCTGATATATCATTGAAACGTGCCATGAAAAGCTTGGAACATAATGTTCATGCATTGTGGGTTCAGCAGGGGTTGGAACAGCAACAGAAACAGAAGGTTGATCGCCTTGACGAGGAAATAAACCGGAAACTCCATGCATATGGAAAGGCAGAAGACAAAGCACTCACGGTTACATCTACCGTGCAACAGGGTGTTAATGAGCACACTGGGCACCTGGATGAGAAGAGAAATCAGCTCGAAATGTTGAGGCAAAAAGTCGAAATCGAGAGAGATAGACACCAAAGCATCGTGCTCGAGACAGAACGGATAATCATCAAGACACTTCAGGTAGGATTCTCCTCAGTTTTTGAGTCCCTGGCAGAATTTTCAAGAGCTACCGCCAAAGTTTATGCTGATCTCGTCACATTATCTCATAATGCACGCTAA